From Oncorhynchus mykiss isolate Arlee chromosome 25, USDA_OmykA_1.1, whole genome shotgun sequence, a single genomic window includes:
- the LOC110505983 gene encoding tetratricopeptide repeat protein 9A: protein MSVNQTGYDGISRVDGVTVTGGLNISGTPKLQQCAQPPGNRPRDARYQQHGGRQHQHASSAVKPPNSERSEPADVVKRAIDFKTQGTQCYKDKKYREAIGKYHRALLEMKGLCRVLGDPEASSKSPSSVLPTMTKSDSLTDEQKGAMENAELECYNSLAACLLQMELVNYERVKEYCLKVLRKEGDHFKALYRSGVAYYHLGDFHKALHYLKESHKQQPADTNVLRYIQLTEMKIRRSAQKEKKETA, encoded by the exons ATGAGTGTAAACCAGACTGGGTATGATGGCATCTCTAGAGTGGATGGTGTCACGGTAACGGGCGGCCTCAACATCAGTGGTACCCCGAAGCTGCAACAGTGTGCTCAGCCTCCCGGTAACCGACCCAGGGATGCCCGATACCAGCAACACGGCGGTCGGCAGCACCAGCACGCCAGCTCCGCTGTCAAACCGCCTAATTCTGAACGGTCCGAACCCGCGGACGTTGTGAAGCGCGCCATTGACTTCAAGACTCAAGGCACACAGTGTTACAAGGATAAGAAGTACCGGGAGGCGATTGGCAAGTACCACCGTGCTTTATTAGAGATGAAGGGGTTGTGCCGGGTGCTGGGAGACCCTGAAGCCAGCTCTAAGTCTCCTTCCTCTGTGCTGCCTACTATGACCAAATCAGACAGCCTGACGGACGAGCAGAAAGGTGCCATGGAGAACGCCGAGCTGGAGTGTTACAACAGTCTGGCAG cgtGCCTGTTGCAGATGGAGCTGGTCAACTATGAGCGTGTGAAGGAGTATTGTCTGAAGGTACTGCGTAAGGAAGGGGACCACTTCAAGGCTTTGTACCGCTCTGGGGTGGCCTACTATCACCTAGGAGACTTCCACAAGGCCCTTCACTATCTCAAGGAGTCCCACAAACAACAGCCAGCAG ACACCAACGTTCTCCGTTACATCCAGCTGACTGAGATGAAGATCCGTCGTTCTGCCcagaaggagaagaaagagaccgCATAA